A window of Cyprinus carpio isolate SPL01 chromosome A6, ASM1834038v1, whole genome shotgun sequence genomic DNA:
GAAGTGTTCGCGAAAGGTACGTCATTGCTTCGAACACCGCTTACATTTGACATAAACAATATAGGAATGTAATACTAGGTTATTAAACGTAATATTGGGTAATTTAATAATGCTGTCTAGGGGTGACCAGAGGTATTACATCACGTTTTTCGTCAGTTAAACAACTGCGAAGCAGGTTTGTAATGTCAGGTGGTTTGACTGTCGAATAATGTGGCAAACTCCAGCTTTTAGCGTTAGAAAGACGAAACGAGAATGGTTTTGTCCGTTACGTCAGACACTTCCTCTTCCTGTGTTTTTAAAGGGACCAGTCAGACAACAAGACATAAACGCAAACATGGTGTCTCTGATCTGTACCTTACAAAGTCATCGAGATGATGTGAACTGCTGCGCGTTCTCCGGCGCTCTGCTGGCCACGTGCTCCGCTGATAAGAGCATCTGCGTTTACTCCGCACGAGACTTCAGCGAGCTGTCCTTCTCCCCGCTGTCCGGACACGGCTATGGGGTCCACTGCTGCTGCTTCAGCGCCTGCGGTCAGTACCTGGCCTCCTGCTCCACCGATGCCACCACCGTGGTGTGGTCGATGGACTCCGGAGAGATCGAGGCCGTCCTGGAGCACCCGGGCCGGAGTCCGGTGAGGGTGTGCGCCTTCTCTCCAGACTCATCTTACCTGGTGTCTGGAGGCTCCGATGGGACCATCGCACTGTGGGACTTTACCTCCAGGACACTGCGCAGGTACATCAGCTTTCCATAACTGACCTAGATATTTAATGACCAGTAATGCACCACAACATTCAGTCCAATAACAGTATTGATGTTGCGAAGttaatcaattattattgttttttattcagcTATAAATCAGTTCTACAACTGCTACGGCATCTTCAGTGTAATCATCCAGCTTAATTCGGTTCGATTTTAAAGacgaaattattaaataaataaaatacagaaaataataaataagtgtaaagtaatatatataaaaaagtcagtaccaaatttaattaaaattaatgattaattaatgtgttaattattgtgttttatcaagtcatatacttctttatttaattaatttgtttctttcttttaatttctgcTGGTTTGGGCCATTAAATGTTGCTGAAGATGTTGGTTATTAGTGAATCAAGTAAATCCTTTTGTAGGATAGTATATAGAAAAGTATAGATTTaagtatatagatttattttgcactgCACCAGACCAGTCTGTTTGATTGACACTTGTGTATGGTGCTGTTTAGGACGGGTGCTGTGTCTGACACCAGTATAGTGGCCTGCTCTTTCACTCCCTGCAGTCAGCTGTTCATCACCGGCTCCACATATGGTGACCTGCGACTCTGGGACCTGAATATGAACCATCTCCATGCGGAGAAGAACGCCCATGACCTCGGGGTCTCCTGCTGTCAGTTTGCTCCCCAGATAATGAAGGGTACGATTCCTGGATTTCAGTTATTCTGATAAGTTTCGAAAAACTACCTTGCTGTatctacttaaagggatagttcacccaaaaataaaaattaacccatgatttactcaccctcggggCATCCTAGGCGTATCTGGCATTCCTTTTTCAGACGAACACAATcgcagttatatttaaaattgtcctggctcttccaagctgtataatggcagtgaatggcgcCCCTGTTTTTGAAGTCAAAAAAACTGCATCCATTTATCATAAAACtactccacatggctccggggtgttaataaaggccttctgaagcgaaacGATGTGTTAGTGTaggaaaaatatagatttttaaaaatttacgcTCAAACACCTTGTTGTGAACACGCACACACTGCTTGAGTGACCGGAAGctggagattacagtttataaatttttaaaaatcaatattattgattttttgaaTAGCTTCCGTAATGTCTTCTTAGGATGAACCACTGGTTAAACGAACAAAAGTAAACAGttaactctctctgtctctctttcacagGCACAGATGGCTGTGTTCAGTTTCGGCTGGCCTCATGTGGACAGGACAGTCTGTTGAAGATATGGATTGTTTCTCTTTTGTCTGCTGCAGGTAGCAGCATCTGATACCTGCCCACCTGTGTCTTCTGTGtttttagtgagtgtgtgtgtgtgatgtaatgaTGTTTGTTGATCAACAGGCATTAAGATGCAGCTCGCTCACTCTCTGACGGGTCAGTCTGCTCCAGTTCTGTCCTGTGCTTACTCTGCTGATGGACAGATGTTGGTGTCAGGGTcagtaatgcacacacacatacctgcacTCCCACTATAAGGATCATTTTTACTtcagtacaaaaagtattttatcaACAGTGAAAAATTAGTACTTTTAGGTAAATTTAAAAAGATTATCAGATCTTACTTTTGCACAGCATATCACTAAACATACTAAGATCATGGGCTTGATTCCCAAAgaaaagttgctttggataaaagcatctgccaaatgcataaccATAAATAATGTAGATGTGTGTACATACATGCCTTGCAGTTCTATTGTTGTCCACTGGATGGTGCTGTGTAATCAcagacatcatcatcatctatgAGTCTGTTTGCTAATAATCTCTGCAGAAGCTGATTCTCCATCCACTGTGTGTCAGCAGACAGACAGTCTCAGTTTTACTGCAAATAAAGGTCATAGAGTGCTCGTCTGACTCATGCCTTTTAAATGgcactctctcttttcttttacaGATCGGTGGATAAGACCGTGACTGTGTATCAAGCTGTGAGTCTCGTTCATATTCATCATATATTTCTGTCTTACCAATATAAATAACAGATGATTGACAGCTTGGATGTCATCAgcataatgtttacatttataataactaGTTGTTCTTTGCAGAACGAAGGTACCTTACTCTACACACTTAACCAGCATGATAGGTGAGTTGTGAGTGATGATTTCAGAGGTTTAAACTCAGTGTTTAAGTTATTAAACCGTGTCGATTGGTCTTTTCCTGTTGGACAGGTATGTGACGGCCTGTGCCTTTTCCCCCACGGCCCCTCTCATCGCCACCGGCTCCATGGACAAAACTGTCAATATCTGGAGGGTAGAGGACGGCTGCGGAGCTCAGGGTGGGTTCCTGAGCTTTGAAAACCTATTCACACTGCATTTCAAAGTAACATTTACAATGAATATGGGTCATTCCTGCTATACGGTACCTTTTAAACTCTGTAACCCCCTCAAAAAGGGTATAAAAGGGTAACTcttatttcaaaaatatgctCTGGTCAAGCTCAGGAACATAAGGGTGTCAGCTTGAAGTTCATTTTCACGGCTTACAAAAATATTGTCCAGATTTCTATAATTATGCTAAACAGGATGGAATGTGGCTAATACTTTCtttaaaatgatgtcacttcctggaggatgatATAATTAAGGACCTGTCTTTTGTTAAAAGGACATTTGCAGAAAACTAACAGTGTTCTAAGTAAAATTGAGGACAAAGAGGAAACTTAGAAAATCATTACCAATTTAAATacgtttttgaaaagaaaaataaaataaaattaaggaaCACttggaatatttcttaataaattgcCAGTGTTTTATGTTAAAAGGGTAGTGCCAAAACTGACAACATCTACTCAAAACAATATGGTAAAATTCTTCAAATTAATTCCACGTTCAGTTAGTTccaatatttgatttaaatcaaAACTAATTATTGATTCCCACTATTTAAAGTTATAGTCAacccaaaaatctaatttttgtcatcatatactcacctttgttatttcaaacctgtatgcatttctttcttctgctctcacacacacacacacacacacacacacacacacacacacacacacacacattagaagTAAATGTTAACTGAAGGTGTTTagataccaacattcttcaatatgtattattttataatatagatagatatacagacagactgatagatacaGGGATTGAATTTTGTTCATAAAGATAGTCAcatgcttcattcctgaatgattcagccCTTCTAACAAAtcaatgaatgattcagtgataacttcagtgacttgccgccacccGCTGGTGGATTAAGTTTCATTTTTAGcaataatttcagttatttaaatttcacattaatttattaatttaattgcactcatgccacctTCAGCATCTGAAAATGTACctacaagccacttttgtgttcttctgtgccacctctgtagtacaaattaatttattaatactaatttcatatgattggtaacttatttgtgttattaaagaaatattaaatgatttaaataactgaaattataagctaaaatgaaactaaatccTCCAATGGGTGGCGGCAAGTCGCTGAAggtatcactgaatcattcattcaactgattcgttcGAACgactgaatcattcaggaatgaagcaagtgactgtcttaatgaaCTGGCGGAAATCCGTCATAGCGACGGAAAACTTTAATCCTTTAatgtaagatagatagatagtcaatGGGAATTGAAGCTGATAAGATACCgacattcttcataatatcttcttttatgttccacaaaagaaagtcatgcaggtttgggaGCACATTAgtaaatcttaaagggatagttcacccaaaaatcaaaattatgtcattaatgactcaccctcatgtcattccaaacccgtgagacctccgttcatcttcggaacacagtataagatattttagatttagtccgagagctttctgtccctccattgagaatgtatgtacggtatactgtccacgtccagaaaggtaataaaaacatcttcaaagtagtccatgtgacatcagagggtccgttagaattttttgaagcatcgaaaatacatttttggtccaaaaatatcaaaaactacgtctttattcagcattgacttctctcccgggtctgttatgagcgcgttcacagcacatccggttcgcgaacttcccatcactaccggtgatccgaaaaccgatgcaaccggttctttactggagaacgagtcaatgtttcgttcgttatctggctcggttcagtcagtgtactgtttgagtaaatgaattactccgggatattgatttatttgaactcagagggagtgtcagccatgttaaaaaagttaacagcttaagtcatttgtggattaatgcgttattgttgacgcgaaccgttacaaacgattcagttcgatttggtgaactggcacaagaagatccggttacatcgagtgattcgttcgcaaaccggatgtgctgtgaacgcgctcataacagaccccgggagagaagtcaatgctgaataaagtcgtagtttttgatatttttggaccaaaatgtattttcgatgcttcaaaaaactctaacggaccctctgatgtcacatggactactttgctgatgtttttattacctttctggacgtggacagtataccgtacatacattctcaatggagggacagaaagctctcggactaaatctaaaatatcttatactgtgttccgaagatgaacggaggtctcacgggtttggaacgacatgagggtgagtcattaatgacataattttgatttttgggtgaactatccctttaaatctaaaaaaaaaaaaaaaagattttaatattttatagagtatattcaattatatattatGGGGTATGAAAATGTACTGCAGAGTAGGAATGACTCATACACAGGAAGTGCAAATTCCAAACTATTTGCTTTGGAAaattcttttttctgtttaatttgttcTAAGTACGATAATAATGATTGTTTGTTCAACaaaatgattgtttgtttttcttcttttgtcatTTTCTCCTGTTTGATTCCTTAAATGAAAGGCAAATCTCTTTCTGGTGAGTGTCTTACcggtttttattgttattttgtctgTAACTAACAAACAGTGTACAAAAACTGGTGCTCAgggcacaaaaaataaacactcaaCCAACAAACACttgacaacaaaaatacaaactgagCAGTGTTTGTATTGTTCTGCTACATTGCTAAAGCTTGTGTTTACAGCTGTTATGGAGCTCAAGAGATTCAACCAGAACCAGtatgatatattataaattaactgTCTAAGAGTCATAACTTAACTATGACGTCTGCTTGTAACCTGCAAACTGCCCCTAAATTCATATTCAGTTATGCTTGTTCCTGTgttcctcttttcagatgaagcTGCTTCGGTATCAAACAGTGGAGGTAAGAGAAATCCAGACCGTACAGTACATtgggacattaaaaaaaacatataaatacaattttttataaatacaacataTAAATACATCCTATTGTTATCTGCAATGTAATACTGCTGCCCGTGTTCAGTAATTACTAACTAAAtacacaaagaagaagaagaatgagaTGTATTCTTCACGGCCGGGGTGATGGAGCACAGCTGCAGCCTTTAGTCCAAACTCACAGTGCACTCCGTGAGCTCTAGTGGGCTTTACATACACTGACTGGTTTAACTGCATGTGTGTGGAGGACAACCGATGAGATCTGCAGTATGAATGCCAAAAtaacagctcacacacacactaggaAGTCAAAGTACTGCAGATGATCTGACTGCATCCTGAGCGGATACATGGTGTAGAACATTCCACCTCATGATTTATGCATTAGATGCAGTGTGAGGAGCGTTGACCTGCAGTCTCATTAAGAATTCACTCTTAGTTAGTTTAGTTGATACCTTTCACTTGAGATATTAGGTTGTTCATGATAAAAAAGGAACATAAACCATGTTACTATTACTGCATTATACGTCGAAATGCTGCCATAAGGCTATTGCTTCAACTCggattacagtttttaatgtattttcgaGTTAATTAATAGATGGGACAACAAATAGCATCATGTCATTGACCATATCCAGGTAACATGTACGTCCTGCTGCTGTTTCTCAGGCAGGAAGTCGACTGGACACTCCAGACTCATGGTGAGCGAGTGGTCTGAGGAGGATGTGTTGGCATGGTTACGTGAGGAGGGGCTGGAGGCAGTGACTGACGTGTTTAAATCTAATAACATCGATGGAGAGGAGCTGCTCTCTCTCACCAAGGAAACCCTCAGCTCCGAGCTGCACATTGGTAAAATGACAGCACACACTACTCCGGATCTGTATTCATCTCCCATACCTTGCTGTAGATTCTGATTGCAATCATAATAATCATGTCATAATAGGTGGAAATCATGTTATAATAGTGTAGAATGACATTAACCTCCTCTAAATGTCACCTCAGCTGATGTCACGAGGAGTTATATAAAAGTAACAAGGATTTTGCCATGTCTTTTATACATTACTGTACctaaggggaagtcatggcctagtggttagagagtttgactcctaaccctaaggttgtgggttccagtctcgggctggcaataccacgactgaggtgcccttgagcaaggcaccgaacccccaactgctcctggGCGCTGCAtcataaatggttgcccactgctccgggtgtgagTTCACGGTGTGAGTGTtctctttggatgggttaaatgcagagcacgaattctgagtatgggtcaccatacttggctgtatgttctGTCACTTTCACTAACAGGAAATCTTGACCAAGTAAATCATGGAAAAAGTGGCCAACATAATATGTCATTGTAGGGAATGTAAACATTGGATTTGTGGAGTTATGTAATGCAATTGACTGTGTCGCATCCAGAGAAGAGTTTGTGTGTATTAAAGCTGATTATTTCCGCTTTAGTCCTAAGAACAGCAGCTATTTACATAAGAAATCAAGTCCTAATGTGCACTTctgaaaataaagtgaaataaatcacTGTCCAATTCACCATGACAGTAAAAGCACCCCATTTCATTTAACATGACATCTGAACAGACGTTACTTGATTTGATTTCTCTGCTGCCCACTGTGACGTCAGGCCATTGTGCCTGGTTTTCTCTGTACAGTCAGAAGCAGATAGTTATGAGCACCCTCTCTGAGTTTGAGTTTATTTAGTCCTATGAAAATTCTTGTGCATGCACACAAAAGTAACTGTAGCTGAGCTCCAGGTAATGGTTAATGGGTAatttataaatacttataaatCAAACTCAAATGGGATGTTTGACAAAAGTAAAGTCATTCTGAGGATTTTAACTACCATCAAGTGAAGCACTTTAATGTAAACAATTCACACAAATAGTAGCGGGGACTAATGAATCGTTACATTTAATTagaattatatagttttatattatagaaatgtttcattttctgtGCATTTTGATGCAGtttgctacagaaaaaaaaaaacggtatcaGTGTCAGTCACtataggccccatttacactgcatggttcaagtgacccaattccgattttttcctctcatgtggcacagatcggatatgaccgtgtgaacgtgtaagcaggaaaaaaccgcatggattccgattttctcagatcggattcaggcctcattcatatgtggtaataaatcggatatgaatcggatacgtgcgccatgtaagcag
This region includes:
- the wdsub1 gene encoding WD repeat, SAM and U-box domain-containing protein 1 isoform X1, with product MWQTPAFSVRKTKREWFCPLRQTLPLPVFLKGPVRQQDINANMVSLICTLQSHRDDVNCCAFSGALLATCSADKSICVYSARDFSELSFSPLSGHGYGVHCCCFSACGQYLASCSTDATTVVWSMDSGEIEAVLEHPGRSPVRVCAFSPDSSYLVSGGSDGTIALWDFTSRTLRRTGAVSDTSIVACSFTPCSQLFITGSTYGDLRLWDLNMNHLHAEKNAHDLGVSCCQFAPQIMKGTDGCVQFRLASCGQDSLLKIWIVSLLSAAGIKMQLAHSLTGQSAPVLSCAYSADGQMLVSGSVDKTVTVYQANEGTLLYTLNQHDRYVTACAFSPTAPLIATGSMDKTVNIWRVEDGCGAQGKSLSDEAASVSNSGGRKSTGHSRLMVSEWSEEDVLAWLREEGLEAVTDVFKSNNIDGEELLSLTKETLSSELHIESLGLRSKVMKKIEELKMAPVSNGTPDEYLCPITREIMKDPVIAADGYSYEREAIESWINTKSRTSPMTNLPLQTTLLTPNRTLKMAILRWTTCQ
- the wdsub1 gene encoding WD repeat, SAM and U-box domain-containing protein 1 isoform X2 — translated: MVSLICTLQSHRDDVNCCAFSGALLATCSADKSICVYSARDFSELSFSPLSGHGYGVHCCCFSACGQYLASCSTDATTVVWSMDSGEIEAVLEHPGRSPVRVCAFSPDSSYLVSGGSDGTIALWDFTSRTLRRTGAVSDTSIVACSFTPCSQLFITGSTYGDLRLWDLNMNHLHAEKNAHDLGVSCCQFAPQIMKGTDGCVQFRLASCGQDSLLKIWIVSLLSAAGIKMQLAHSLTGQSAPVLSCAYSADGQMLVSGSVDKTVTVYQANEGTLLYTLNQHDRYVTACAFSPTAPLIATGSMDKTVNIWRVEDGCGAQGKSLSDEAASVSNSGGRKSTGHSRLMVSEWSEEDVLAWLREEGLEAVTDVFKSNNIDGEELLSLTKETLSSELHIESLGLRSKVMKKIEELKMAPVSNGTPDEYLCPITREIMKDPVIAADGYSYEREAIESWINTKSRTSPMTNLPLQTTLLTPNRTLKMAILRWTTCQ